The following are encoded together in the Syngnathus typhle isolate RoL2023-S1 ecotype Sweden linkage group LG5, RoL_Styp_1.0, whole genome shotgun sequence genome:
- the camk2b1 gene encoding calcium/calmodulin-dependent protein kinase (CaM kinase) II beta 1 isoform X3, with product MATTTCTRFTDEYQLYEELGKGAFSVVRRCVKLCTGQEYAAKIINTKKLSARDHQKLEREARICRLLKHPNIVRLHDSISEEGFHYLLFDLVTGGELFEDIVAREYYSEADASHCIQQILEAVLHCHQMGVVHRDLKPENLLLASKCKNAAVKLADFGLAIEVQGDQQAWFGFAGTPGYLSPEVLRKEAYGKPVDIWACGVILYILLVGYPPFWDEDQHKLYQQIKAGAYDFPSPEWDTVTPEAKNLINQMLTINPARRITAQEALKHPWVCQRSTVASMMHRQETVECLKKFNARRKLKGAILTTMLVSRNFSVGSRQTTAPASALPVSVSAGTTAGTAAGLVEQAAKTLLNKKADVKKRKSSSTVQYMPQTNSKNSIVTSPKGNIPSPALESSDSSNTTVEDEDVKARKQEIIKITEQLIEAINNGDFDAYAKICDPGLTSFEPEALGNLVEGMDFHRFYFDNLLSKNDKPIHTTILNPHVHLIGEDAACIAYIRLTQFVDGQGRPQSSQSEETRVWHRREAKWQNIHFHCSGAPAAPLQ from the exons ATGGCTACGACAACCTGTACAAGATTCACGGACGAGTATCAACTCTATGAGGAGCTTGGCAA gGGCGCCTTTTCAGTGGTGCGTCGTTGCGTGAAGCTATGCACGGGACAGGAGTATGCGGCCAAAATCATCAACACCAAAAAGTTATCGGCCAGAG ATCACCAGAAGTTGGAACGAGAGGCTCGCATCTGTCGCCTGCTCAAACATCCCAACATCG TTCGTCTTCATGACAGCATATCAGAGGAGGGCTTCCACTATCTGCTCTTTGACTT GGTGACCGGAGGTGAATTGTTTGAAGACATCGTTGCCCGAGAATACTACAGTGAGGCCGACGCCAG CCACTGCATCCAGCAGATCCTGGAGGCCGTGCTTCACTGCCATCAAATGGGGGTTGTTCACCGAGATCTGAAG CCAGAGAACCTGCTCCTGGCCAGCAAATGCAAGAACGCGGCGGTGAAGCTGGCTGACTTTGGCCTGGCCATCGAGGTGCAGGGGGACCAGCAGGCCTGGTTTG GTTTTGCTGGTACACCAGGGTACCTGTCCCCTGAGGTCTTGAGGAAGGAGGCATATGGTAAACCTGTGGACATCTGGGCCTGTG GGGTGATCCTGTACATCCTGCTGGTGGGTTACCCTCCTTTCTGGGACGAGGACCAGCACAAGCTGTACCAGCAGATCAAGGCCGGAGCCTACGAT TTCCCTTCTCCAGAATGGGACACGGTAACCCCGGAGGCCAAAAACCTGATCAACCAGATGCTGACCATCAACCCAGCCAGAAGGATCACCGCCCAGGAAGCCCTCAAGCACCCGTGGGTCTGC CAACGCTCCACGGTGGCTTCCATGATGCACAGACAGGAGACAGTGGAGTGCCTGAAGAAGTTCAATGCCAGGAGGAAACTCAAG GGAGCCATCCTCACCACCATGCTGGTCTCTCGGAATTTCTCCG TGGGCAGCCGGCAGACCACCGCTCCGGCCTCTGCGCTTCCGGTCTCTGTCAGCGCCGGTACCACAGCGGGTACCGCCGCGGGGTTGGTGGAACAAG CAGCCAAGACTTTGCTGAACAAGAAGGCCGACGTGAAG AAACGCAAGTCCAGCTCGACTGTGCAGTATATG CCTCAGACAAACAGCAAAAACAGCATAGTCACCAGCCCCAAGGGAAACATCCCTTCACCTGCTCTG GAATCATCGGACAGCAGCAACACCACTGTGGAAGATGAAGATGTGAAAG CCCGCAAACAGGAAATCATCAAGATCACCGAGCAGCTCATCGAGGCCATCAACAATGGAGATTTCGACGCTTACGC TAAAATCTGCGACCCGGGCTTGACTTCCTTTGAACCGGAGGCACTGGGCAATTTGGTGGAAGGGATGGACTTCCACAGGTTCTACTTTGACAACC tgctGTCAAAAAACGACAAGCCGATCCATACCACCATCCTGAACCCTCACGTGCACCTGATCGGCGAAGATGCCGCCTGCATCGCGTACATTCGCCTCACGCAGTTTGTGGACGGGCAGGGCCGGCCGCAATCCAGTCAGTCTGAGGAGACCCGAGTGTGGCACCGCAGGGAGGCCAAGTGGCAGAACATACACTTCCACTGCTCCGGAGCACCAGCCGCCCCGCTGCAGTAG
- the camk2b1 gene encoding calcium/calmodulin-dependent protein kinase (CaM kinase) II beta 1 isoform X1: MATTTCTRFTDEYQLYEELGKGAFSVVRRCVKLCTGQEYAAKIINTKKLSARDHQKLEREARICRLLKHPNIVRLHDSISEEGFHYLLFDLVTGGELFEDIVAREYYSEADASHCIQQILEAVLHCHQMGVVHRDLKPENLLLASKCKNAAVKLADFGLAIEVQGDQQAWFGFAGTPGYLSPEVLRKEAYGKPVDIWACGVILYILLVGYPPFWDEDQHKLYQQIKAGAYDFPSPEWDTVTPEAKNLINQMLTINPARRITAQEALKHPWVCQRSTVASMMHRQETVECLKKFNARRKLKGAILTTMLVSRNFSVGSRQTTAPASALPVSVSAGTTAGTAAGLVEQAAKTLLNKKADVKKRKSSSTVQYMPQTNSKNSIVTSPKGNIPSPALEPQTTVIHNPVDGTKESSDSSNTTVEDEDVKARKQEIIKITEQLIEAINNGDFDAYAKICDPGLTSFEPEALGNLVEGMDFHRFYFDNLLSKNDKPIHTTILNPHVHLIGEDAACIAYIRLTQFVDGQGRPQSSQSEETRVWHRREAKWQNIHFHCSGAPAAPLQ, from the exons ATGGCTACGACAACCTGTACAAGATTCACGGACGAGTATCAACTCTATGAGGAGCTTGGCAA gGGCGCCTTTTCAGTGGTGCGTCGTTGCGTGAAGCTATGCACGGGACAGGAGTATGCGGCCAAAATCATCAACACCAAAAAGTTATCGGCCAGAG ATCACCAGAAGTTGGAACGAGAGGCTCGCATCTGTCGCCTGCTCAAACATCCCAACATCG TTCGTCTTCATGACAGCATATCAGAGGAGGGCTTCCACTATCTGCTCTTTGACTT GGTGACCGGAGGTGAATTGTTTGAAGACATCGTTGCCCGAGAATACTACAGTGAGGCCGACGCCAG CCACTGCATCCAGCAGATCCTGGAGGCCGTGCTTCACTGCCATCAAATGGGGGTTGTTCACCGAGATCTGAAG CCAGAGAACCTGCTCCTGGCCAGCAAATGCAAGAACGCGGCGGTGAAGCTGGCTGACTTTGGCCTGGCCATCGAGGTGCAGGGGGACCAGCAGGCCTGGTTTG GTTTTGCTGGTACACCAGGGTACCTGTCCCCTGAGGTCTTGAGGAAGGAGGCATATGGTAAACCTGTGGACATCTGGGCCTGTG GGGTGATCCTGTACATCCTGCTGGTGGGTTACCCTCCTTTCTGGGACGAGGACCAGCACAAGCTGTACCAGCAGATCAAGGCCGGAGCCTACGAT TTCCCTTCTCCAGAATGGGACACGGTAACCCCGGAGGCCAAAAACCTGATCAACCAGATGCTGACCATCAACCCAGCCAGAAGGATCACCGCCCAGGAAGCCCTCAAGCACCCGTGGGTCTGC CAACGCTCCACGGTGGCTTCCATGATGCACAGACAGGAGACAGTGGAGTGCCTGAAGAAGTTCAATGCCAGGAGGAAACTCAAG GGAGCCATCCTCACCACCATGCTGGTCTCTCGGAATTTCTCCG TGGGCAGCCGGCAGACCACCGCTCCGGCCTCTGCGCTTCCGGTCTCTGTCAGCGCCGGTACCACAGCGGGTACCGCCGCGGGGTTGGTGGAACAAG CAGCCAAGACTTTGCTGAACAAGAAGGCCGACGTGAAG AAACGCAAGTCCAGCTCGACTGTGCAGTATATG CCTCAGACAAACAGCAAAAACAGCATAGTCACCAGCCCCAAGGGAAACATCCCTTCACCTGCTCTG GAGCCCCAGACCACCGTCATCCATAACCCGGTGGACGGGACTAAG GAATCATCGGACAGCAGCAACACCACTGTGGAAGATGAAGATGTGAAAG CCCGCAAACAGGAAATCATCAAGATCACCGAGCAGCTCATCGAGGCCATCAACAATGGAGATTTCGACGCTTACGC TAAAATCTGCGACCCGGGCTTGACTTCCTTTGAACCGGAGGCACTGGGCAATTTGGTGGAAGGGATGGACTTCCACAGGTTCTACTTTGACAACC tgctGTCAAAAAACGACAAGCCGATCCATACCACCATCCTGAACCCTCACGTGCACCTGATCGGCGAAGATGCCGCCTGCATCGCGTACATTCGCCTCACGCAGTTTGTGGACGGGCAGGGCCGGCCGCAATCCAGTCAGTCTGAGGAGACCCGAGTGTGGCACCGCAGGGAGGCCAAGTGGCAGAACATACACTTCCACTGCTCCGGAGCACCAGCCGCCCCGCTGCAGTAG
- the camk2b1 gene encoding calcium/calmodulin-dependent protein kinase (CaM kinase) II beta 1 isoform X4 translates to MATTTCTRFTDEYQLYEELGKGAFSVVRRCVKLCTGQEYAAKIINTKKLSARDHQKLEREARICRLLKHPNIVRLHDSISEEGFHYLLFDLVTGGELFEDIVAREYYSEADASHCIQQILEAVLHCHQMGVVHRDLKPENLLLASKCKNAAVKLADFGLAIEVQGDQQAWFGFAGTPGYLSPEVLRKEAYGKPVDIWACGVILYILLVGYPPFWDEDQHKLYQQIKAGAYDFPSPEWDTVTPEAKNLINQMLTINPARRITAQEALKHPWVCQRSTVASMMHRQETVECLKKFNARRKLKGAILTTMLVSRNFSVGSRQTTAPASALPVSVSAGTTAGTAAGLVEQAAKTLLNKKADVKKRKSSSTVQYMEPQTTVIHNPVDGTKESSDSSNTTVEDEDVKARKQEIIKITEQLIEAINNGDFDAYAKICDPGLTSFEPEALGNLVEGMDFHRFYFDNLLSKNDKPIHTTILNPHVHLIGEDAACIAYIRLTQFVDGQGRPQSSQSEETRVWHRREAKWQNIHFHCSGAPAAPLQ, encoded by the exons ATGGCTACGACAACCTGTACAAGATTCACGGACGAGTATCAACTCTATGAGGAGCTTGGCAA gGGCGCCTTTTCAGTGGTGCGTCGTTGCGTGAAGCTATGCACGGGACAGGAGTATGCGGCCAAAATCATCAACACCAAAAAGTTATCGGCCAGAG ATCACCAGAAGTTGGAACGAGAGGCTCGCATCTGTCGCCTGCTCAAACATCCCAACATCG TTCGTCTTCATGACAGCATATCAGAGGAGGGCTTCCACTATCTGCTCTTTGACTT GGTGACCGGAGGTGAATTGTTTGAAGACATCGTTGCCCGAGAATACTACAGTGAGGCCGACGCCAG CCACTGCATCCAGCAGATCCTGGAGGCCGTGCTTCACTGCCATCAAATGGGGGTTGTTCACCGAGATCTGAAG CCAGAGAACCTGCTCCTGGCCAGCAAATGCAAGAACGCGGCGGTGAAGCTGGCTGACTTTGGCCTGGCCATCGAGGTGCAGGGGGACCAGCAGGCCTGGTTTG GTTTTGCTGGTACACCAGGGTACCTGTCCCCTGAGGTCTTGAGGAAGGAGGCATATGGTAAACCTGTGGACATCTGGGCCTGTG GGGTGATCCTGTACATCCTGCTGGTGGGTTACCCTCCTTTCTGGGACGAGGACCAGCACAAGCTGTACCAGCAGATCAAGGCCGGAGCCTACGAT TTCCCTTCTCCAGAATGGGACACGGTAACCCCGGAGGCCAAAAACCTGATCAACCAGATGCTGACCATCAACCCAGCCAGAAGGATCACCGCCCAGGAAGCCCTCAAGCACCCGTGGGTCTGC CAACGCTCCACGGTGGCTTCCATGATGCACAGACAGGAGACAGTGGAGTGCCTGAAGAAGTTCAATGCCAGGAGGAAACTCAAG GGAGCCATCCTCACCACCATGCTGGTCTCTCGGAATTTCTCCG TGGGCAGCCGGCAGACCACCGCTCCGGCCTCTGCGCTTCCGGTCTCTGTCAGCGCCGGTACCACAGCGGGTACCGCCGCGGGGTTGGTGGAACAAG CAGCCAAGACTTTGCTGAACAAGAAGGCCGACGTGAAG AAACGCAAGTCCAGCTCGACTGTGCAGTATATG GAGCCCCAGACCACCGTCATCCATAACCCGGTGGACGGGACTAAG GAATCATCGGACAGCAGCAACACCACTGTGGAAGATGAAGATGTGAAAG CCCGCAAACAGGAAATCATCAAGATCACCGAGCAGCTCATCGAGGCCATCAACAATGGAGATTTCGACGCTTACGC TAAAATCTGCGACCCGGGCTTGACTTCCTTTGAACCGGAGGCACTGGGCAATTTGGTGGAAGGGATGGACTTCCACAGGTTCTACTTTGACAACC tgctGTCAAAAAACGACAAGCCGATCCATACCACCATCCTGAACCCTCACGTGCACCTGATCGGCGAAGATGCCGCCTGCATCGCGTACATTCGCCTCACGCAGTTTGTGGACGGGCAGGGCCGGCCGCAATCCAGTCAGTCTGAGGAGACCCGAGTGTGGCACCGCAGGGAGGCCAAGTGGCAGAACATACACTTCCACTGCTCCGGAGCACCAGCCGCCCCGCTGCAGTAG
- the camk2b1 gene encoding calcium/calmodulin-dependent protein kinase (CaM kinase) II beta 1 isoform X2 has product MATTTCTRFTDEYQLYEELGKGAFSVVRRCVKLCTGQEYAAKIINTKKLSARDHQKLEREARICRLLKHPNIVRLHDSISEEGFHYLLFDLVTGGELFEDIVAREYYSEADASHCIQQILEAVLHCHQMGVVHRDLKPENLLLASKCKNAAVKLADFGLAIEVQGDQQAWFGFAGTPGYLSPEVLRKEAYGKPVDIWACGVILYILLVGYPPFWDEDQHKLYQQIKAGAYDFPSPEWDTVTPEAKNLINQMLTINPARRITAQEALKHPWVCQRSTVASMMHRQETVECLKKFNARRKLKGAILTTMLVSRNFSVGSRQTTAPASALPVSVSAGTTAGTAAGLVEQAAKTLLNKKADVKPQTNSKNSIVTSPKGNIPSPALEPQTTVIHNPVDGTKESSDSSNTTVEDEDVKARKQEIIKITEQLIEAINNGDFDAYAKICDPGLTSFEPEALGNLVEGMDFHRFYFDNLLSKNDKPIHTTILNPHVHLIGEDAACIAYIRLTQFVDGQGRPQSSQSEETRVWHRREAKWQNIHFHCSGAPAAPLQ; this is encoded by the exons ATGGCTACGACAACCTGTACAAGATTCACGGACGAGTATCAACTCTATGAGGAGCTTGGCAA gGGCGCCTTTTCAGTGGTGCGTCGTTGCGTGAAGCTATGCACGGGACAGGAGTATGCGGCCAAAATCATCAACACCAAAAAGTTATCGGCCAGAG ATCACCAGAAGTTGGAACGAGAGGCTCGCATCTGTCGCCTGCTCAAACATCCCAACATCG TTCGTCTTCATGACAGCATATCAGAGGAGGGCTTCCACTATCTGCTCTTTGACTT GGTGACCGGAGGTGAATTGTTTGAAGACATCGTTGCCCGAGAATACTACAGTGAGGCCGACGCCAG CCACTGCATCCAGCAGATCCTGGAGGCCGTGCTTCACTGCCATCAAATGGGGGTTGTTCACCGAGATCTGAAG CCAGAGAACCTGCTCCTGGCCAGCAAATGCAAGAACGCGGCGGTGAAGCTGGCTGACTTTGGCCTGGCCATCGAGGTGCAGGGGGACCAGCAGGCCTGGTTTG GTTTTGCTGGTACACCAGGGTACCTGTCCCCTGAGGTCTTGAGGAAGGAGGCATATGGTAAACCTGTGGACATCTGGGCCTGTG GGGTGATCCTGTACATCCTGCTGGTGGGTTACCCTCCTTTCTGGGACGAGGACCAGCACAAGCTGTACCAGCAGATCAAGGCCGGAGCCTACGAT TTCCCTTCTCCAGAATGGGACACGGTAACCCCGGAGGCCAAAAACCTGATCAACCAGATGCTGACCATCAACCCAGCCAGAAGGATCACCGCCCAGGAAGCCCTCAAGCACCCGTGGGTCTGC CAACGCTCCACGGTGGCTTCCATGATGCACAGACAGGAGACAGTGGAGTGCCTGAAGAAGTTCAATGCCAGGAGGAAACTCAAG GGAGCCATCCTCACCACCATGCTGGTCTCTCGGAATTTCTCCG TGGGCAGCCGGCAGACCACCGCTCCGGCCTCTGCGCTTCCGGTCTCTGTCAGCGCCGGTACCACAGCGGGTACCGCCGCGGGGTTGGTGGAACAAG CAGCCAAGACTTTGCTGAACAAGAAGGCCGACGTGAAG CCTCAGACAAACAGCAAAAACAGCATAGTCACCAGCCCCAAGGGAAACATCCCTTCACCTGCTCTG GAGCCCCAGACCACCGTCATCCATAACCCGGTGGACGGGACTAAG GAATCATCGGACAGCAGCAACACCACTGTGGAAGATGAAGATGTGAAAG CCCGCAAACAGGAAATCATCAAGATCACCGAGCAGCTCATCGAGGCCATCAACAATGGAGATTTCGACGCTTACGC TAAAATCTGCGACCCGGGCTTGACTTCCTTTGAACCGGAGGCACTGGGCAATTTGGTGGAAGGGATGGACTTCCACAGGTTCTACTTTGACAACC tgctGTCAAAAAACGACAAGCCGATCCATACCACCATCCTGAACCCTCACGTGCACCTGATCGGCGAAGATGCCGCCTGCATCGCGTACATTCGCCTCACGCAGTTTGTGGACGGGCAGGGCCGGCCGCAATCCAGTCAGTCTGAGGAGACCCGAGTGTGGCACCGCAGGGAGGCCAAGTGGCAGAACATACACTTCCACTGCTCCGGAGCACCAGCCGCCCCGCTGCAGTAG
- the camk2b1 gene encoding calcium/calmodulin-dependent protein kinase (CaM kinase) II beta 1 isoform X5 has product MATTTCTRFTDEYQLYEELGKGAFSVVRRCVKLCTGQEYAAKIINTKKLSARDHQKLEREARICRLLKHPNIVRLHDSISEEGFHYLLFDLVTGGELFEDIVAREYYSEADASHCIQQILEAVLHCHQMGVVHRDLKPENLLLASKCKNAAVKLADFGLAIEVQGDQQAWFGFAGTPGYLSPEVLRKEAYGKPVDIWACGVILYILLVGYPPFWDEDQHKLYQQIKAGAYDFPSPEWDTVTPEAKNLINQMLTINPARRITAQEALKHPWVCQRSTVASMMHRQETVECLKKFNARRKLKGAILTTMLVSRNFSVGSRQTTAPASALPVSVSAGTTAGTAAGLVEQAAKTLLNKKADVKPQTNSKNSIVTSPKGNIPSPALESSDSSNTTVEDEDVKARKQEIIKITEQLIEAINNGDFDAYAKICDPGLTSFEPEALGNLVEGMDFHRFYFDNLLSKNDKPIHTTILNPHVHLIGEDAACIAYIRLTQFVDGQGRPQSSQSEETRVWHRREAKWQNIHFHCSGAPAAPLQ; this is encoded by the exons ATGGCTACGACAACCTGTACAAGATTCACGGACGAGTATCAACTCTATGAGGAGCTTGGCAA gGGCGCCTTTTCAGTGGTGCGTCGTTGCGTGAAGCTATGCACGGGACAGGAGTATGCGGCCAAAATCATCAACACCAAAAAGTTATCGGCCAGAG ATCACCAGAAGTTGGAACGAGAGGCTCGCATCTGTCGCCTGCTCAAACATCCCAACATCG TTCGTCTTCATGACAGCATATCAGAGGAGGGCTTCCACTATCTGCTCTTTGACTT GGTGACCGGAGGTGAATTGTTTGAAGACATCGTTGCCCGAGAATACTACAGTGAGGCCGACGCCAG CCACTGCATCCAGCAGATCCTGGAGGCCGTGCTTCACTGCCATCAAATGGGGGTTGTTCACCGAGATCTGAAG CCAGAGAACCTGCTCCTGGCCAGCAAATGCAAGAACGCGGCGGTGAAGCTGGCTGACTTTGGCCTGGCCATCGAGGTGCAGGGGGACCAGCAGGCCTGGTTTG GTTTTGCTGGTACACCAGGGTACCTGTCCCCTGAGGTCTTGAGGAAGGAGGCATATGGTAAACCTGTGGACATCTGGGCCTGTG GGGTGATCCTGTACATCCTGCTGGTGGGTTACCCTCCTTTCTGGGACGAGGACCAGCACAAGCTGTACCAGCAGATCAAGGCCGGAGCCTACGAT TTCCCTTCTCCAGAATGGGACACGGTAACCCCGGAGGCCAAAAACCTGATCAACCAGATGCTGACCATCAACCCAGCCAGAAGGATCACCGCCCAGGAAGCCCTCAAGCACCCGTGGGTCTGC CAACGCTCCACGGTGGCTTCCATGATGCACAGACAGGAGACAGTGGAGTGCCTGAAGAAGTTCAATGCCAGGAGGAAACTCAAG GGAGCCATCCTCACCACCATGCTGGTCTCTCGGAATTTCTCCG TGGGCAGCCGGCAGACCACCGCTCCGGCCTCTGCGCTTCCGGTCTCTGTCAGCGCCGGTACCACAGCGGGTACCGCCGCGGGGTTGGTGGAACAAG CAGCCAAGACTTTGCTGAACAAGAAGGCCGACGTGAAG CCTCAGACAAACAGCAAAAACAGCATAGTCACCAGCCCCAAGGGAAACATCCCTTCACCTGCTCTG GAATCATCGGACAGCAGCAACACCACTGTGGAAGATGAAGATGTGAAAG CCCGCAAACAGGAAATCATCAAGATCACCGAGCAGCTCATCGAGGCCATCAACAATGGAGATTTCGACGCTTACGC TAAAATCTGCGACCCGGGCTTGACTTCCTTTGAACCGGAGGCACTGGGCAATTTGGTGGAAGGGATGGACTTCCACAGGTTCTACTTTGACAACC tgctGTCAAAAAACGACAAGCCGATCCATACCACCATCCTGAACCCTCACGTGCACCTGATCGGCGAAGATGCCGCCTGCATCGCGTACATTCGCCTCACGCAGTTTGTGGACGGGCAGGGCCGGCCGCAATCCAGTCAGTCTGAGGAGACCCGAGTGTGGCACCGCAGGGAGGCCAAGTGGCAGAACATACACTTCCACTGCTCCGGAGCACCAGCCGCCCCGCTGCAGTAG
- the camk2b1 gene encoding calcium/calmodulin-dependent protein kinase (CaM kinase) II beta 1 isoform X7, with translation MATTTCTRFTDEYQLYEELGKGAFSVVRRCVKLCTGQEYAAKIINTKKLSARDHQKLEREARICRLLKHPNIVRLHDSISEEGFHYLLFDLVTGGELFEDIVAREYYSEADASHCIQQILEAVLHCHQMGVVHRDLKPENLLLASKCKNAAVKLADFGLAIEVQGDQQAWFGFAGTPGYLSPEVLRKEAYGKPVDIWACGVILYILLVGYPPFWDEDQHKLYQQIKAGAYDFPSPEWDTVTPEAKNLINQMLTINPARRITAQEALKHPWVCQRSTVASMMHRQETVECLKKFNARRKLKGAILTTMLVSRNFSVGSRQTTAPASALPVSVSAGTTAGTAAGLVEQAAKTLLNKKADVKEPQTTVIHNPVDGTKESSDSSNTTVEDEDVKARKQEIIKITEQLIEAINNGDFDAYAKICDPGLTSFEPEALGNLVEGMDFHRFYFDNLLSKNDKPIHTTILNPHVHLIGEDAACIAYIRLTQFVDGQGRPQSSQSEETRVWHRREAKWQNIHFHCSGAPAAPLQ, from the exons ATGGCTACGACAACCTGTACAAGATTCACGGACGAGTATCAACTCTATGAGGAGCTTGGCAA gGGCGCCTTTTCAGTGGTGCGTCGTTGCGTGAAGCTATGCACGGGACAGGAGTATGCGGCCAAAATCATCAACACCAAAAAGTTATCGGCCAGAG ATCACCAGAAGTTGGAACGAGAGGCTCGCATCTGTCGCCTGCTCAAACATCCCAACATCG TTCGTCTTCATGACAGCATATCAGAGGAGGGCTTCCACTATCTGCTCTTTGACTT GGTGACCGGAGGTGAATTGTTTGAAGACATCGTTGCCCGAGAATACTACAGTGAGGCCGACGCCAG CCACTGCATCCAGCAGATCCTGGAGGCCGTGCTTCACTGCCATCAAATGGGGGTTGTTCACCGAGATCTGAAG CCAGAGAACCTGCTCCTGGCCAGCAAATGCAAGAACGCGGCGGTGAAGCTGGCTGACTTTGGCCTGGCCATCGAGGTGCAGGGGGACCAGCAGGCCTGGTTTG GTTTTGCTGGTACACCAGGGTACCTGTCCCCTGAGGTCTTGAGGAAGGAGGCATATGGTAAACCTGTGGACATCTGGGCCTGTG GGGTGATCCTGTACATCCTGCTGGTGGGTTACCCTCCTTTCTGGGACGAGGACCAGCACAAGCTGTACCAGCAGATCAAGGCCGGAGCCTACGAT TTCCCTTCTCCAGAATGGGACACGGTAACCCCGGAGGCCAAAAACCTGATCAACCAGATGCTGACCATCAACCCAGCCAGAAGGATCACCGCCCAGGAAGCCCTCAAGCACCCGTGGGTCTGC CAACGCTCCACGGTGGCTTCCATGATGCACAGACAGGAGACAGTGGAGTGCCTGAAGAAGTTCAATGCCAGGAGGAAACTCAAG GGAGCCATCCTCACCACCATGCTGGTCTCTCGGAATTTCTCCG TGGGCAGCCGGCAGACCACCGCTCCGGCCTCTGCGCTTCCGGTCTCTGTCAGCGCCGGTACCACAGCGGGTACCGCCGCGGGGTTGGTGGAACAAG CAGCCAAGACTTTGCTGAACAAGAAGGCCGACGTGAAG GAGCCCCAGACCACCGTCATCCATAACCCGGTGGACGGGACTAAG GAATCATCGGACAGCAGCAACACCACTGTGGAAGATGAAGATGTGAAAG CCCGCAAACAGGAAATCATCAAGATCACCGAGCAGCTCATCGAGGCCATCAACAATGGAGATTTCGACGCTTACGC TAAAATCTGCGACCCGGGCTTGACTTCCTTTGAACCGGAGGCACTGGGCAATTTGGTGGAAGGGATGGACTTCCACAGGTTCTACTTTGACAACC tgctGTCAAAAAACGACAAGCCGATCCATACCACCATCCTGAACCCTCACGTGCACCTGATCGGCGAAGATGCCGCCTGCATCGCGTACATTCGCCTCACGCAGTTTGTGGACGGGCAGGGCCGGCCGCAATCCAGTCAGTCTGAGGAGACCCGAGTGTGGCACCGCAGGGAGGCCAAGTGGCAGAACATACACTTCCACTGCTCCGGAGCACCAGCCGCCCCGCTGCAGTAG